A single region of the Streptomyces sp. NBC_00425 genome encodes:
- a CDS encoding aldo/keto reductase, producing MTSLNTIGSSDLKVFPLALGGNVFGWTADEAASFAVLDAYTAAGGNFVDTADSYSAWVEGNSGGESETVIGKWLKARGNRDDVVIATKVSQHPDFPGLSADNIKAAADASLRRLGTDHIDLYYTHFDKTEVPVEEIVGALDELVKAGKVRHIAASNISPERLRESLEFSDREGLARYVALQPHYNLVSRDTYEGGLQDLAARFGLAAVPYFALASGFLTGKYRPGATVESARAGSAAKHLDTARGRSVLAALDEIAGAHDAQVATVALAWLAAQPTVAAPIASARTVEQLPALLAVADLELTEAEVTRLTQASA from the coding sequence ATGACTTCCCTGAACACCATCGGCTCCTCCGACCTCAAGGTCTTCCCGCTCGCCCTCGGCGGCAACGTCTTCGGCTGGACCGCGGACGAGGCGGCCTCCTTCGCCGTCCTCGACGCCTACACGGCCGCGGGCGGCAACTTCGTCGACACCGCCGACTCCTACTCCGCATGGGTCGAGGGCAACAGCGGCGGTGAGTCAGAGACCGTGATCGGCAAGTGGCTGAAGGCCCGCGGCAACCGCGACGACGTCGTGATCGCCACCAAGGTCAGCCAGCACCCCGACTTCCCCGGCCTGTCCGCCGACAACATCAAGGCCGCCGCCGACGCCTCCCTGCGCCGCCTCGGCACCGACCACATCGACCTCTACTACACGCACTTCGACAAGACCGAGGTGCCCGTCGAGGAGATCGTCGGCGCGCTCGACGAGCTGGTGAAGGCGGGCAAGGTGCGGCACATCGCCGCCTCCAACATCTCGCCCGAACGCCTCCGGGAGTCCCTGGAGTTCTCCGACCGCGAGGGACTCGCCCGGTACGTCGCCCTCCAGCCCCACTACAACCTCGTCTCGCGCGACACCTACGAGGGCGGCCTCCAGGATCTCGCCGCCCGCTTCGGCCTCGCCGCCGTCCCGTACTTCGCGCTGGCCTCCGGCTTCCTCACCGGCAAGTACCGGCCCGGCGCCACGGTCGAGAGCGCCCGCGCCGGCAGCGCCGCCAAGCACCTCGACACCGCTCGGGGCCGCAGCGTCCTCGCCGCGCTGGACGAGATCGCCGGCGCCCACGACGCCCAGGTGGCCACGGTCGCCCTGGCATGGCTCGCCGCGCAGCCGACGGTGGCCGCGCCCATCGCCTCCGCCCGCACGGTCGAGCAGCTCCCGGCGCTGCTGGCGGTGGCGGACCTGGAACTGACGGAGGCGGAGGTCACCCGCCTGACCCAGGCGTCGGCATGA
- a CDS encoding PrsW family intramembrane metalloprotease, with the protein MAISSPFPPSPPQPPHPGGGPEGGVLRHAHWWQHRWVRYGALITLLALSGLVILALVREQTGTEGLLVGLGLAVLPVPLLVAAFRWLDRVEPGPWRNLLFAFAWGACAAALIAIIANSFATRWIATATADPSGADTLGATVIAPIVEESAKAAAVLLVFLFRRRDFTGIVDGVVIAGITATGFAFTENILYLGTAFGTDQLTGDSGIASVTAATFFVRVVMSPFAHPLFTVLTGIGFGVAALSGERQHTRRVLLPLSGLLLAMGMHALWNGSSSFGELGFFAVYAAIMVPAFGLLTWLVVWTRQRELRTVREELPAYAAAGWITPAEPFALGSMRARRQARVYAGRHLGRPAARAVAQYEAYATSLAFLRHRGRQGRAGADFLVRERELLNELWRRKDVARPALDHAARMTAPPVRMPPPPWPAYGAYGYGQGQGPGYGPPGQPYGPAQGYGQRPPYGQSPAYGSGPVYGQSPTYGGRPHSPGNDHRNGHTPGYGYGYGYEPGYGHGYGYPPGPHPTADPHQ; encoded by the coding sequence GTGGCCATCAGTTCCCCGTTTCCGCCCAGTCCGCCGCAGCCGCCGCATCCCGGCGGCGGGCCCGAGGGCGGTGTCCTCCGGCACGCTCACTGGTGGCAGCACAGGTGGGTCCGGTACGGCGCGCTGATCACCCTGCTCGCCCTGTCCGGGCTGGTCATCCTCGCCCTGGTCCGCGAACAGACCGGCACCGAGGGTCTCCTCGTGGGGCTGGGGCTCGCCGTGCTGCCCGTGCCGCTGCTCGTCGCCGCCTTCCGGTGGCTCGACCGGGTCGAGCCCGGCCCGTGGCGGAACCTGCTCTTCGCCTTCGCCTGGGGCGCGTGCGCGGCGGCGCTGATAGCCATCATCGCCAACAGTTTCGCGACCAGATGGATAGCCACCGCGACCGCGGACCCGTCCGGCGCGGACACCCTCGGCGCGACCGTCATAGCGCCGATCGTCGAGGAGTCCGCCAAGGCCGCGGCCGTCCTGCTCGTCTTCCTCTTCCGCCGGCGGGACTTCACCGGGATCGTCGACGGCGTGGTGATAGCCGGGATCACCGCCACCGGCTTCGCCTTCACCGAGAACATCCTCTACCTCGGCACCGCCTTCGGCACCGACCAGCTCACGGGCGACAGCGGCATCGCCTCCGTCACCGCCGCGACCTTCTTCGTGCGCGTCGTCATGTCGCCGTTCGCGCATCCCCTGTTCACCGTCCTGACCGGCATCGGCTTCGGCGTCGCCGCGCTCTCCGGGGAGCGTCAGCACACGCGGCGCGTGCTGCTTCCGCTGTCCGGGCTGCTCCTCGCGATGGGCATGCACGCCCTGTGGAACGGCTCCTCGTCCTTCGGCGAGCTCGGGTTCTTCGCGGTGTACGCGGCGATCATGGTGCCCGCGTTCGGACTGCTGACCTGGCTGGTGGTGTGGACGCGCCAGCGCGAGCTGCGCACGGTGCGCGAGGAGCTGCCCGCCTACGCCGCCGCCGGCTGGATCACCCCGGCCGAGCCGTTCGCACTCGGCTCGATGCGGGCCCGGCGGCAGGCCCGGGTGTACGCCGGGCGTCACCTCGGCAGGCCTGCGGCGCGTGCCGTGGCCCAGTACGAGGCGTACGCGACATCCCTCGCGTTCCTGCGTCACCGCGGCCGGCAGGGGCGGGCCGGCGCCGATTTCCTGGTCCGCGAACGGGAGTTGCTGAACGAGCTGTGGCGGCGCAAGGACGTCGCCCGCCCCGCTCTGGACCACGCGGCCCGCATGACGGCCCCTCCGGTACGGATGCCCCCGCCGCCCTGGCCGGCGTACGGGGCCTACGGGTACGGCCAGGGCCAGGGCCCGGGGTACGGCCCCCCGGGCCAGCCGTACGGCCCGGCCCAGGGATACGGGCAGAGGCCGCCGTACGGCCAGAGCCCCGCCTACGGGTCAGGACCGGTGTACGGCCAGAGCCCGACGTACGGCGGCCGGCCGCACTCCCCCGGAAACGACCACAGGAACGGCCACACGCCCGGGTACGGGTACGGGTACGGATACGAGCCCGGATACGGGCACGGCTACGGGTATCCACCGGGCCCCCACCCCACGGCCGACCCCCACCAGTAG
- the trmB gene encoding tRNA (guanosine(46)-N7)-methyltransferase TrmB yields MSDSVSVPDVPPSSPRGEHHPGEPVRHTRAKGEPRFPDGPRADPAGSHFERRIRSFQPRRSRVTAGQADALQRLWAKWGLDIDGHPVDLAELFGAGDRPVVLEIGFGMGEATAQMAAADPGTDILAVDVHTPGQGNLLSLADRNALANVRVANGDAIILLREMLPPDSLDGLRVYFPDPWPKKRHHKRRLIQPEFLDLAATRLKPGALVHCATDWEPYAEQMLEVLTAHPDFENTRADGGFAPRPDFRPLTRFEGQGLDKGHVVNDLLFRRVQHRVQPGDH; encoded by the coding sequence GTGTCTGATTCCGTGAGTGTTCCCGATGTCCCCCCGTCCTCCCCGCGTGGTGAGCACCACCCGGGGGAGCCCGTTCGGCATACCCGGGCCAAGGGGGAGCCGCGGTTCCCCGACGGGCCGCGGGCCGATCCCGCCGGCTCCCACTTCGAGCGGCGGATCCGCAGCTTCCAGCCGCGGCGCAGCCGGGTGACGGCCGGGCAGGCGGACGCGCTGCAGCGGCTGTGGGCCAAGTGGGGGCTGGACATCGACGGACATCCGGTGGACCTCGCCGAGCTGTTCGGCGCGGGAGACCGCCCCGTCGTGCTGGAGATCGGTTTCGGCATGGGCGAGGCGACCGCGCAGATGGCCGCCGCCGACCCCGGCACCGACATCCTCGCGGTGGACGTGCACACGCCCGGCCAGGGCAACCTGCTCAGCCTCGCCGACCGCAACGCGCTGGCGAACGTCCGGGTCGCCAACGGCGACGCGATCATCCTGCTGCGCGAGATGCTGCCGCCGGACTCGCTCGACGGGCTGCGCGTCTACTTCCCCGACCCCTGGCCCAAGAAGCGCCACCACAAGCGGCGGCTGATCCAGCCGGAGTTCCTCGACCTGGCCGCGACACGGCTGAAGCCGGGTGCGCTCGTGCACTGCGCGACCGACTGGGAGCCGTACGCGGAGCAGATGCTCGAGGTGCTGACCGCGCACCCCGACTTCGAGAACACCCGGGCCGACGGCGGGTTCGCGCCCCGCCCCGACTTCCGGCCGCTGACCCGTTTCGAGGGCCAGGGGCTGGACAAGGGTCACGTGGTGAACGATCTGCTCTTCCGGCGCGTACAGCATCGCGTCCAGCCCGGGGATCACTGA
- the lhgO gene encoding L-2-hydroxyglutarate oxidase, which yields MVHVPKIAYDCDVLVVGGGIVGLATAYAITRAAPGTRVTVLEKEPGVARHQTGRNSGVIHSGIYYRPGTLKARYAVRGAAEMTKFCAEYGIAHAVTGKLIVATERSELPRLHGLVQRGRENGITVRELGAAQIAEYEPEVQGLAAIHVRTTGVCDYTAVAQQLGEASGAEIRYGARVVRIDRRPERGVAVLTARGDVVRARVLVNCAGLYCDEIARLTGDEPEVRIVPFRGEYYELARPELVRGLVYPVPDPAFPFLGVHLTRGIDGGVHVGPNAVPALAREGYGWGVVSPREAVATAAWPGVWRMGRRHWRYGLGELRRSVSKGAFVDAVRRMLPAVEENDLVPTAAGVRAQAVLRDGGLVDDFLIREGPRTVHVLNAPSPAATASLPIGREVARRALGALADA from the coding sequence GTGGTGCACGTGCCGAAGATCGCTTACGACTGTGACGTGCTCGTGGTGGGCGGCGGCATCGTGGGTCTGGCCACGGCGTATGCGATCACGCGGGCCGCGCCGGGCACGCGGGTCACGGTGCTGGAGAAGGAGCCCGGAGTGGCCCGGCACCAGACCGGCCGCAACAGCGGGGTCATCCACAGCGGGATCTACTACCGGCCGGGCACCCTGAAGGCGCGGTACGCGGTGCGCGGCGCCGCCGAGATGACGAAGTTCTGCGCGGAGTACGGCATCGCCCACGCCGTCACCGGAAAGCTGATCGTCGCCACGGAGCGTTCCGAGCTGCCCCGGCTGCACGGGCTCGTCCAGCGCGGCCGGGAGAACGGAATTACCGTGCGGGAACTGGGCGCCGCCCAGATCGCGGAGTACGAGCCCGAGGTGCAGGGGCTCGCCGCCATACACGTGCGGACGACCGGCGTCTGCGACTACACGGCCGTCGCCCAGCAGCTGGGTGAGGCGTCCGGGGCGGAGATCCGGTACGGCGCGCGCGTGGTGCGGATCGACCGGCGACCGGAGCGCGGAGTCGCCGTGCTCACCGCCCGGGGTGACGTCGTACGGGCCCGGGTGCTGGTGAACTGCGCCGGGCTGTACTGCGACGAGATCGCCCGGCTGACCGGCGACGAGCCGGAGGTGCGGATCGTCCCGTTCCGGGGCGAGTACTACGAGCTGGCGCGGCCGGAGCTGGTGCGCGGGCTGGTCTACCCCGTGCCCGATCCCGCCTTCCCGTTCCTCGGCGTGCACCTGACCAGGGGCATCGACGGAGGTGTGCACGTCGGACCCAATGCGGTGCCGGCGCTGGCCCGGGAGGGATACGGCTGGGGCGTCGTGAGTCCCCGGGAGGCCGTGGCGACGGCGGCGTGGCCCGGGGTGTGGCGGATGGGCCGCCGGCACTGGCGGTACGGCCTGGGCGAGCTGCGGCGGTCGGTCTCGAAGGGCGCCTTCGTGGACGCCGTGCGCAGAATGCTTCCCGCGGTGGAGGAGAACGACCTGGTGCCGACGGCGGCCGGCGTCCGCGCGCAGGCGGTCCTGCGGGACGGCGGCCTGGTGGACGACTTCCTGATCCGGGAGGGCCCCCGGACGGTCCATGTGCTGAACGCGCCCTCACCGGCGGCCACGGCCTCCCTGCCGATCGGCCGCGAGGTGGCCCGCAGAGCCTTGGGGGCACTGGCCGACGCGTGA
- a CDS encoding asparagine synthase-related protein translates to MRWLVGWSSTAAGASGGSVGYDGRHDGDAAAYGAQVGYEGETLQPVGSHLLWGDPDPLWAVGDWRPDEVRVVSADAQNRIAVLGTCGATDEQLRVGLSAARGGALRHLTAWPGSYTAVVRVGRRLTVCGDLAGVRPVFHTPWEGGTAYATAALPLADLVEANLDFGHLAALLAAPDVPAALHDSTPYDGVRRVPPGHALILRAGAREIAGYEPVASLAVAAPPADPDSAVDAVRDALVEAVRARLSAPRHVPDIDPGPVPGMGPAERRAARGMPMPGIGADLSGGPASGTLALLAAGLPGMPGTLLGHGTGAGERLLAVTFNDLAVGGGEDELQRAGALAAGPRLHHVVAAGAEETLPYADMDGPLTDEPGPSLVTVARHRARLAAGSADHFTGYGARQVLDAHPARLADLLMDRKRRHLVRPVAALTKADGSVLVPARVYGAARRLARTPYRAGVEGLAERLLQRRFATDGSGGALGASLAALTWGGAGPAARWLTGEALAEVSVRLQSAAHRTGGGPGQRPGEYRARAALTRHAMDLRVLEQAAEIRSQRLHAPFLDNQVVRACRALPETLRVQPGARAAILRTVLKGAGVTDLPPGWGAPSQASASAAARAGLRMAIDPLLSLFEAPLLAEAGLIEARVVRRALRAAAAGEPLPLDGLADLISLEIWLRRLLSRRGTCWTGTPARARAVPAGIAPQRRAVSSGG, encoded by the coding sequence ATGCGGTGGTTGGTGGGATGGAGCAGCACCGCCGCGGGCGCGTCGGGCGGGTCCGTCGGCTATGACGGCCGGCACGACGGCGACGCGGCAGCGTACGGAGCCCAAGTCGGCTACGAGGGCGAGACGTTGCAGCCGGTCGGCTCCCATCTCCTGTGGGGCGACCCCGATCCGCTGTGGGCGGTCGGCGACTGGCGCCCCGACGAAGTGCGGGTGGTGTCGGCCGACGCGCAGAACCGGATCGCGGTGCTCGGCACGTGCGGTGCGACCGACGAGCAGCTGCGCGTCGGGCTGTCCGCCGCGCGCGGAGGGGCACTTCGGCATCTGACGGCCTGGCCGGGCAGCTACACGGCGGTCGTGCGGGTCGGCCGTCGGCTCACCGTCTGCGGGGATCTGGCGGGCGTGCGCCCGGTGTTCCACACCCCCTGGGAGGGCGGCACCGCGTACGCCACGGCCGCGCTGCCGCTGGCCGATCTCGTCGAGGCCAACCTCGACTTCGGCCACCTGGCCGCCCTGCTCGCCGCTCCCGACGTGCCGGCGGCCCTGCACGACTCCACTCCGTACGACGGCGTGCGACGCGTGCCCCCGGGGCACGCGCTGATCCTGCGCGCCGGGGCGCGCGAGATCGCCGGATACGAACCGGTGGCCTCGCTCGCCGTGGCGGCGCCGCCGGCCGATCCCGACAGCGCGGTCGACGCCGTGCGCGACGCGCTCGTCGAAGCGGTGCGCGCGCGTCTGTCCGCGCCCCGGCACGTCCCCGACATCGACCCCGGCCCGGTGCCCGGCATGGGACCCGCCGAACGGCGTGCCGCGCGCGGGATGCCGATGCCCGGCATCGGCGCCGACCTCTCCGGCGGCCCGGCCTCCGGCACGCTGGCACTCCTCGCGGCGGGTCTGCCCGGCATGCCGGGCACGCTGCTCGGTCACGGCACGGGCGCGGGCGAGCGGCTGCTGGCCGTCACCTTCAACGACCTGGCCGTCGGCGGAGGCGAGGACGAACTGCAGCGGGCCGGCGCCCTCGCCGCCGGCCCCCGCCTGCACCACGTCGTGGCGGCGGGCGCCGAGGAGACCCTGCCGTACGCAGACATGGACGGCCCGCTGACCGACGAACCGGGCCCGAGCCTGGTCACGGTCGCCCGGCACCGCGCACGGCTCGCGGCGGGCAGCGCGGACCACTTCACGGGCTACGGCGCCCGCCAGGTCCTGGACGCCCACCCGGCCCGCCTGGCCGACCTGTTGATGGACCGCAAACGCCGGCACCTCGTGCGGCCCGTGGCAGCGCTCACCAAGGCCGACGGCTCCGTGCTCGTCCCCGCGCGCGTGTACGGCGCGGCCCGGCGGCTGGCCCGCACGCCGTACCGCGCGGGAGTGGAGGGTCTCGCCGAACGGCTTCTGCAGCGCAGGTTCGCCACCGACGGCTCCGGAGGCGCCCTGGGAGCGTCCCTTGCCGCCCTGACGTGGGGCGGAGCAGGCCCCGCCGCGCGCTGGCTGACAGGCGAGGCGCTCGCTGAAGTATCGGTTCGCCTGCAGAGTGCCGCGCACCGCACCGGCGGCGGACCCGGCCAGCGTCCGGGCGAATACCGCGCGCGTGCGGCCCTCACCCGGCACGCCATGGACCTGCGGGTCCTGGAACAGGCCGCGGAGATCCGCTCCCAGCGACTGCACGCGCCGTTCCTCGACAACCAGGTCGTCCGGGCCTGCCGCGCGCTCCCCGAGACCCTGCGCGTGCAACCCGGGGCGCGCGCCGCGATCCTGCGCACCGTCCTGAAGGGCGCGGGCGTCACCGACCTGCCGCCGGGCTGGGGCGCCCCCTCACAGGCGTCCGCGTCCGCCGCCGCCCGGGCGGGCCTGCGCATGGCCATCGACCCTCTCCTCAGCCTCTTCGAGGCCCCGCTGCTCGCGGAAGCCGGGCTGATCGAGGCGCGCGTCGTCCGCAGGGCCCTGCGCGCCGCGGCCGCGGGTGAGCCCCTTCCTCTGGACGGCCTCGCCGACCTGATCTCCCTGGAGATCTGGCTCCGCCGGCTGCTCTCCCGCCGGGGCACCTGCTGGACCGGCACCCCGGCACGCGCGCGTGCGGTGCCCGCGGGCATCGCTCCCCAGAGACGGGCGGTCTCCTCCGGAGGGTGA